The genomic interval TACTTGGATGTCCAAAACGACACGGTAATGCCAGTCGTTTGCTACGAAAGCTGCATGGCTTGTCCAGCAAACCCGATCAATGTGAACATTACCTTCCAAGTTGATATGTCCGGATATACTGGTGGAGCGTACACTACGGTTCACGTGAACGGTACGTTCAACGGATGGTGCGGAAGTTGTGGTAATGAAATGCAAGATCCAGATGGAGATAACATCTACGATTTGACCGTTCCATTCAACAACATTACCCCAGGCGATACCATCGAATGGAAGTATACCGTAGACGCTTGGACAGATCAAGAAAACTTGACGGACGGATCACCATGTACCTTGACTACCATTGATGGCACCAACGTCTTTGTAAACCGTATGTTGGCTATGCCAGCTATGGATCAGACAATGCCAGTGGTATGCTGGAATAGTTGTGATGCTTGTACCATTGGATTGGAAGAAGAGGCCGGAGCCTTTGATATGTTCCCGAATCCTGCTCAAGATCAAGTAACCATTACTTGGGCGCAGTCTGGTGAGCGTACGATTCGCATCGTAGATGCTCAAGGTCGCGTAGTTCAAACCGTTCAACCAGAACTTAATGCTCTGGAAGTGGTCTTGAATACAAGCAGTCTCTCAGCCGGTTGGTACACCGTAGTTGTTGAATCAGCTTCAGACTACAAAGTTGAAAAACTTATCATTCAGGAGTAAAAAGTCATAGACCCAGACTAAAGTGTAGAGCTTCTGAATAAAAGCCCGGCCTTGCGGCCGGGCTTTCTTATTTACTCTGTTTCCATCTCTTCCGAACCCTCGTCCAAACGATCTTCGAGGTCCTCATCAGGCGCACACCATAAAAAGCGTGCAGTCTTGTTGTAGGGATTCATTACCAGCTGACTTTGTATGAAATAACGGGAAGAAGTGGAAATTGGTATCCGTACTCAACACTCTGCGTATCGCTGTTGTACCAGTCATAAACCACAGCTTGGTTGGCCGTTACGTTCTGGACATCAATTTTGAATTCAGAAGACCAATTCGCCCGAGAACGGCGAAGACCAATGGCCAAGTCCAGCTTGAACACCCCTTCCCCTTTGGCGCTGTACAAATCGTCTACGCGAACAGTAGATCCCTCGGCAATACTCGCCTCTAAATCCACGGGCGTGTACCATTGTCCTCCGGTGTAGGCTACTTTCGTATTGACGAACAGCGTTCGGTGCTTCTCTACTTTCCCCAATTTCCATTCTTTACCGCCCAGCACATTGAAGGCATACTGCCCGTCGAAGACCGAGTTCCGCTCTACGCCATCAAAGGGAGTAAAGAAAGAGCGGTAAACCGAAGCCGTTGCCATATAATAGTAGTCGCGCGAAAAATCCCGACGCACGGAAAGGTCCAATCCATAGTTTCGGCCGGTACCATCATTGGCTAAATCCACAGTCGAAAACCACCCCCAGCTGTTGAGCAAAGAGTATTCAGGATCCCCGGCACCGCCTATAGGAACATCGTACAGGTGCTGGTAATAAACTTCAGCACTCAGAGAATGATGCTCGCCTAGTTCTTGGGTCATGCCCAATACAAAATGAGCGCTCTTGGTTGGACCCAAATCATCATTAGGACGAGTAAAACTTCCATCGGGCTGTTCTACTTCAGCAAGGTACATGGATACCGTTTCCAATCGCGAATGAACTCCAGCGCCAAAGCTCCATCGGCGATTTTCATTTTCCTGGAAGGCAATACTCAATCGTGGCTCTGGGCTTAAGGAAGAATTCAAATCAAAATACAAAAGGTGCAACCCCGCCACCGTCTCCCAACGAGGGCCCCAGCTCTTTTTCCAGCTGACAAAGGCCTGCGCCGACAGGGTTGAACCTGAAGACTCCAAGGTGGTCTCCAACCGATCCGTATCGGAATTCCACATTTGCGATTCTAAGTTATAGTGAAGGCGTGTCCCCGTAACTCCAGCTTGGAGCTTGCTCGTAGCATCAATTTTATGGTGATAGATGGACTGAGCTATGACGTTGTACTTGTGAATCTCACTGCGGTATAAGAGGTCGAGGCCATCGATATCATCCCACTGCTCTTGGTAATCGTCAGATTGCCCTCGGCCAGTGATGGCCAAGGTATTCTTGAAATAACTTCGATCGCCGAGGACCCAAGTATGGTTCGCTCCAACCACGCCCATCTTAGAAGTCAAGAAAGAACTCCAAGACTCTTCCGTCTCTTCTTCATCCGCATAGCCGAGCTGCTCAATATGGCTGTACCCGCCCATACCAAATACGCTGAGGCTGTGGCGATCCCCCAAAGGAAGGTTGACCTTAAAGGCCGCGTCCTGATATTCCGGAATCCCGTCGAAGTCCAGGAATCCCAGATTGCTGATCAAGGCGAGTGTAGAATACCGGTAGTTCACGAGGTAGGAAGCCTTACCCCCCTTGACGAAGGGCCCTTCTGCGGTAAGGTCCGTACCCAGCACACTAAGAGTGGCTGAATACTGACGGTCTTCGGTGGAGGGGTTTCGCAAGGTCATGTCCATCACTCCGCTCAGGGCATTTCCATATCGGGGTGCAAAGGCCCCAGTATAGAAGTTCGAGGTCCCCAAAACCTGGCTGTTCAGGGCGTTGATCGGCCCTCCAGTAAAGCCCTCATCGGCGAAGTGATTGGGGTTGTAAATTTCCACCCCTTCCAATCTCCAGAGGACGCCCTTGGGCGAATTACCCCGGACGATGATGTCGTTGTTTCCATCCGAACCGTTCGTCACCCCCGCAAAGGAAGTGACCATTCGAGCAGGATCATCTATGGCCCCGGCGATTCGTTTGGTCTCTTCAACGGTGATGGAACGACCACTGACCAAGACCATATCGTCGGTAGGGCGGTCTGCTGAGGCGCGCGAAGTCAATTCTACCTCGCCAAGCACCTCAGCTGACTCGACCAGCGCAACGTCAATACGAACGGCATTTCCCGAAGTCACTACCACATTGGGGATGACCTGAGTACCGTATCCAATAAAAGTTATTTCCAAGGTGTGTCTCCCAACAGGGACGTCGGACAAACGAAATGTCCCGTCCGCGTTCGTGACCGCCCCCAGAGGAGGGTCCACGGAAGTGAGGACAATGTTGGCCCCGGGCAGCGGCTGTAAAGCGTCTCGATCCTGAACGGTTCCGAAGATGTGTTGCGTCACCTCCTGACCCTGTGCGGGAAGACTCAAAAGCCCGAAAAGAAAAAGTGTTAAGCAGATTCTGTAAATCATGGCGCTATAGATTTTTGGTTTTCTATAGCTAGGACACCTCAGCGCCCATTTACCCCTACGCTACCCTAAAAAAGTTTTGGCCCTACGGGCCGATGCTAAAACCGCACCCCTACATTCCACCCCAACCAACCGCGGGTCACGATGCCCTCATCGTTGAATTCGTACAGCGTGTTGCTGGGTACCTCCAGGTTCCCGTACTCGCCCGTTTCGGGGTTCAAATAATCCGTCACATAGGTATGCAGGACCGGGCCACCGTAAATGCTGAAGTGATCAAATATTTCAAAGCCCAAATTGATGTGAAAATCACCCATCCCATTAATGTTTCCGGACCACGCCGAATTCGTGGTCATGGCATTGGCCACCGCCTCAAAGTTGATGAAGGCCCAATCGGTGAAATGCCATTGACTTCCCAAACCGTAACCCACTGCCCATTGAGGCTGTTGTCCATTGAGTCGATATCCCAATCGGAAGATGTTGTAGAGCGGCTTGGTCCCGGTGACAAAGCGGACACCTAATTGATCCCACTCATTGTATTGGATGTCCAGGGTGTGGATTCCATTGCGGATAAAGGTGAAGAGACCGAATGCGGCACCTCCTTTCAAACTGTCCACGACGTTGACCAACCCCAACTGAAATCCTGAAAGATGATCGGCAACGTTCACTAGCCCAATTTGAGCTCCCTTGACTTCGCCATAACCTTGATTGACAATCCCGGCAATTTGAAGACCGTTCATTTCCTCGTAAGTCACGTTGGTGATGCCCGCAATTTGAAGCCCGGTAAAATCTTTACCAATGTTGGCGATCCCTCCCACTTGTACCGCCAGGGCGTGGTCAACGTTGTTGAAGATTCCTCCAACTTGTACCCCGCTCAGGCTGTCCGTCCAGTTGTAAATTCCGCCAATTTGAACACCCGTGGTACGGTTACCCACTACATTTCCAATCCCGCCAATTTGAGCCCCGTACATATCGTATCGGTTGATGTTGAGAAGACCCCCGAGCTCAAATCCACGCGTTCCGCCCGTGTAACCCGCCAGAACATTGAAACTAAAGTTGTTGACGATCTCACCACTCAGCCTTCCGTTCGTGCTCAAGCCTGGAACAAAGGAAACCTGTGCGGTTTTGATCTGGTCGAGCTCTACGTTCTTGATAAAGGACCAATCCACTGAAGGCCTAAACCAGCGAACCAGCTTCATGCTGTCTACCGGAGAGTAGGCGACCGCCTGAGCGCTGTCCGGTTCTAGAGTGATGTTGAGTGCGTTTAAGTCACGCGTATTCACCGCTATGACGGTATCTCGATAATTACGCTTGGAAATCGCCACCCAAACCGTGCTGTCCCGTGTTTCCACGTCCAAGGCGTAGGAACCGTCTGAAGTGGAAGCCGCAACACTTTTGAGCTCGTCCACCCGATAGATGGTTGCGCCGGTCAATGCCTGCCCTGTTTGGGCATCCAGCACCTGGCCTTCAATGGTGAGTTGTGTTGCCACCGGTGAGGCCTCTGCTGGAACAATGACCACGAAGCTCCCGCGACGCAACACATCATAATCTCGACCGACCATATCTCGAATCACCACACGAAGCCGCTCCTGATAGGCTGAATACGTGATGACCCGATCGACATCGACCATTGAAGGCGAATAGGAAAGACGAAAATCGGCTTCTTGACTCAGGTTGTCCAAGGCGTCTTCGAGAACGACGCTCTCATAGCGAACGCTGACGCGACGGTTCAATAGATCTTGGGCAGAGGCCGTCCAAGATGATCCCAAAATCAGGGAAAGCAAAAGAATTACAAACTTGGGGCGCAGCCCGTTCCATCGATGATCCATGT from Cryomorphaceae bacterium carries:
- a CDS encoding TonB-dependent receptor; translated protein: MIYRICLTLFLFGLLSLPAQGQEVTQHIFGTVQDRDALQPLPGANIVLTSVDPPLGAVTNADGTFRLSDVPVGRHTLEITFIGYGTQVIPNVVVTSGNAVRIDVALVESAEVLGEVELTSRASADRPTDDMVLVSGRSITVEETKRIAGAIDDPARMVTSFAGVTNGSDGNNDIIVRGNSPKGVLWRLEGVEIYNPNHFADEGFTGGPINALNSQVLGTSNFYTGAFAPRYGNALSGVMDMTLRNPSTEDRQYSATLSVLGTDLTAEGPFVKGGKASYLVNYRYSTLALISNLGFLDFDGIPEYQDAAFKVNLPLGDRHSLSVFGMGGYSHIEQLGYADEEETEESWSSFLTSKMGVVGANHTWVLGDRSYFKNTLAITGRGQSDDYQEQWDDIDGLDLLYRSEIHKYNVIAQSIYHHKIDATSKLQAGVTGTRLHYNLESQMWNSDTDRLETTLESSGSTLSAQAFVSWKKSWGPRWETVAGLHLLYFDLNSSLSPEPRLSIAFQENENRRWSFGAGVHSRLETVSMYLAEVEQPDGSFTRPNDDLGPTKSAHFVLGMTQELGEHHSLSAEVYYQHLYDVPIGGAGDPEYSLLNSWGWFSTVDLANDGTGRNYGLDLSVRRDFSRDYYYMATASVYRSFFTPFDGVERNSVFDGQYAFNVLGGKEWKLGKVEKHRTLFVNTKVAYTGGQWYTPVDLEASIAEGSTVRVDDLYSAKGEGVFKLDLAIGLRRSRANWSSEFKIDVQNVTANQAVVYDWYNSDTQSVEYGYQFPLLPVISYKVSW